The DNA window CAACTCAATATCTTCAGCGACAACATAGGATACATTCCCGTGTTCGTCTTTATCTTTACCAACTACTCTCACTTGGTTTCTTGGAATGAAATCGGGGAAGTCAAATACATGTGATGTTTGACCCTCTGgccaaaaaatttttggaaTAAGTTTCTTTGAGGAGATGTTACTCAAGGACACTGCATCATATTCTGAAGAGTACGACAATACTTCGGCAATTTTACCTTTATGTGGACCAGTTGTGACATAGGCCAAATCACCTTCCATTATTCCTGCTTCAACATTGGTTTTCTGTTGTGATCGTGGTAGAGTGGTTGGgaaaaaattcttgaatgATGGTAAATTAGTGATTTCTTTATTCTTTTGAAAATGTTTTCTCAAGTTTTCAGGATATTTATTAACATTCCTTTCAAACCTGAAAGTTCTCGTCACCCACGACATGATTAATTTAGGTCTGGTAGTTGAATTCGATgtattttattaaacaagGTAAAATGCCCAATTGGAATTAAAACAgtgttgaaaaaaacaaagacaGAGAGAAAACATTAAATTGGgtttacaaaaaaattttcaattctagTGCACAGAtatcaaaaatgaaaaattgtaaCATTTTACACGaattaaatcttcaaaTCATAAACGGAACAAATATGATTATGGTTATGGAGATTATAACTAATATACAAACAAACATAAAACAAAGGGAAATTAAGAAATAAAACAGttaattttcattatcagGTCCATGAAAGTGCaatgaacaaaaaatataataaattattcgGTGCAAATTCTAATGAATTCCTCCTCATTGACTAGAAATAATTATAAGGTTAGTATTTTTCACACAAACTATCTGTAGTAATAAAAACCAACACCAGGTTGGATTTATAGAATGCATTACGTACTTTCACCATCCTCATCTagatcaaattcatcaatcatGGCTTGAAGTTCCTCATCACTCAAGTTTTCACCTAAATCTCTGGATATCTTTCTTAGATTTCTGACACTTATTTTCCCTGTtccatcaatatcaaacaaCCTAAAGGCCCGGCGGATTTCTTCCAATGGATCTCTCTTTATAATCATTTCACCCACTGTTTTATAAAAGTTATCGTAAGTTATTAAATTGGTATCATCTGTGTCATATTCGTGAATGATGTCTAGGACTTGACGTTTTGTCAAATCAAACCCCAAAGCTCTGAATGCCACTTTTAATTCATGGTAATCCAAACATCCATCCCCGTTCAtatcaaacaattgaaatgCTTCTCTTATTTCTAGTTTTTGTTCTTCTAATAGTTCTTGCTTGACGATCGAGGAATTCATATTAGAgctgttattgttgttggtcGATGTATTAGCCGCTGTGGCACTTCCAAATAAGTTTCTTTTATTTGGTGAAACACCATTGTTAGTGCTATTaatgttgctgttgttgttcaacCTACTAAACCCTGACATAGATGCAATGGTATTGTATTCGAATATATAGCCAAAATGTATGGGTTtgagttttgtttttgtttctgtcttctttcaaattctctttttttttttttttctctctctctctctctctctcagcaatagtttttgttgttgttgtttactCTACTTTATCGCGTCGCTCTTGATCTGTGATTATTAACATATGAACTCCCAGGGACAGCTTTAGCAATGTCATTTAAAATAGGTCAATCGGTTATTGTCAAGAATGATATAGGTAGTATAAAGTACATTGGTTTAACAAAATTTGCTCCTGGTGTGTGGTATGGGATTGAATTGTTACAACCAAAAGGTAAAAACAATGGCAGTGTACAAGGTGTGAAATATTTTGACTGTAAGGAAGATGATAATGGGTTTTACGGAATATTTGTGAAAGAAAGTATGTTAAATGCCTTGGAagataataagaataatgaTTTGGAGGATGTTGCACAATACAATAAAactattgaaaatttgaaactaAAGTTGAAGGCATTAACTGATGAATCTATAAGACATCGTGAGAAAGTAGCTGCAATACAATTAGAGTTGCAAACTAAAATAGAGATAATGAAAAGCATGGAATCCAAATTGGAAATGCAAACTGTGGAAAACGAGTATTTAAAACTGATTAAATTGGACCTAGAAGAAAAACTACATAAACTATCTTTTGAAcatcaagaattaaaaaatgaatttgaattaatccaagaagaattggagATCAATCGTGAGATTGAAAGAGAGATGGAGCTGTTGGACTCTGATCACTATTCGCCTGGTGATGTGAGAATGATTTTTGAGAAGAATAGGCGTTTAGAAGATACTTTGGCATTGTTAACTCGAAACTCAAAGGAAActgaaaacaaattaaaacaagaattagaGCATTTGCAATGTGAACAGCTCAATATGAATGAGttacaaaagaaattagaCCAAGCTGAGTCTGTGGTTAGGATGTTGCAAGAACGTATAGAAACCACTGAGGATATGGATAAAATGATGGAACGCCTAACTGTGGAAAATGAGGACTTGACGAACAAAATACATACCTTGATGATGACTATAGATGAGTTGAACGAGATACATGAATTGGACAAGAAGCTTGAAGAGGATCAAAAGCAGGTAGAATTTGATCTCCGGCAAGAAATCGACAATCTTCAGCAAATTATTCATCAGGACAAGTTGAAGATTAGGGAGTTAGAAAGAAATAAGCTTGCCCAATTGTCACAGGCCAACGAGTCCTTGGATTCACTTTCTAGAAGCGATCAGGAATCAGAATTGCAGGTATTGAGACAAACTATTGCCGATTTAAGGTTAAGGTCTAGGTCTGATTCGGTTCAGTTGAAATTAGTTAAATCAAGGTATGAAATTTTACAGCAGAGAATCGCTTATTCACAAGCAAGCATGGTGTTTCCTGagttgattgatttgattttcatgATAAAGTTGGCGTGTCTGgacattgttgttgtaatggaatctatttcttcaaaatcattgCATCAAATATTTGCCATTACTTTTTTGTCGCTAATAGCgaattttttaaaactgTTGACGAAATTGCttgaatttaattattcAACTGATTCAACGACCAAATTGTTACCTGAAATGACTAGCAAAGTTAAAGAGTGTAATTTATGTTTAGATGATGTGATTGATGTTTTTTTGAGTGATGATTTGAGGATTAACATACCTAATAAGTTGTACCAACTGGTCCAAAAATTACAGGATATTATATTGGATGTTGCTGTGACTTTAAATCTCAGTTTTTCTTCTCCCAAACTTGTTTATGAATGCAAAGAATGCTTGAAGTTTGTTGCTTATTGCTCAGAACTTGAAActtcatttttctttgatgtGTGGAAGCACTTGCGTTTTCATACTAGCAATGCTGATCCCGCTTTAACCGCACTTATCAAAGTGGGTGACGACAATTTGGCGAGAATTAAAGGAATAGTAGAGGCATTGAAGGAAACTAGCGATGTGGAAGAGAAACACGATGTTACATTTTCATCAGGTATACTTGATTTTGAGGCAATAGTTAGTCAAATTGGTATCCTTTTGAAGCTATATGATATTGTGAAATCAGATGGCCTAGAAATTAATGTTGATTTGTTgaacaaaataattgagTTAATGCAAACTGTTGAATCGCAATATAAGGTTGACATTAAAGTTCATTCTTTCCAAGTAACTGTGGCATCTATATATGAGTACAAATTTGAGTCAACATATCAACAGTCAAGTACAAGTGATAGTGGTTTACATAACAAGCTAGCCCTACGAGAGCGTGAAGTTACTGATTTGAAACTAAATATAGCACTATTGGAACAAAACATGCTGTCTTTGGCTTCGCAGAACACACAATACATCACTGAATTAACTCAAGAATTGCAATCTTTGAAACAAGAGGAAGAGGGTAGTTTAAAAACCATTTCTCAGTTGGAGCAGGACAAAAAGGATTTGGTTAGTGAGTTAAATGCAGTGAACCGAAATATCATGAGTACAACACAGTTTGCCAACTTGAAGTCTCAACTAGACTACAATAATTCATTGACTACTATGGAAAAAATTGTTCATTTGAAACGACTTACTAGAACAATCGATATGGAGATAGTAGATGAATTTGCTTGGTTGCAAACGCAATCTAAGCGACAATTCTGGACGGAAGCCAGTTCTGTTCACAACTTGTCCAAGAGTTTGCAAGCATTGGCTTTGAATGCAAAACCTGTATCAATCAACAAtgataatagtaataaatGGACTAAAAAGAAGGATCTGCTGAAATTTGCAGCTCTTGTCCTTGAAGAGAATtacaacaaatacaaaactACTAGAACTAATTTACTTTGTTTGGAAAAATAAACgttccttcttcttcttcttcttccttttccttttcctttatTGGCAGTGGCCATTTTGTAGCTTTATCAATATGATCAGCAGGATACAACCATTCTAATATcacaaaaatgaaaatatcgACTATGACACATAAAGCATATAGTTTACCAGCTATTATACCACAGCAATAGTATTTTTGCAATCGATGGAGTAAAGGTTCGTTTAACTTGTTCAAATCTAGTGAATTGTAAACATTTTCTGTTCTTTTTGCAATATCATGCCAACTGTACATCTTGGCCACTGCATCATGAAATTTTGAGGTATCTATTTCATTGCTTTCAATTTTAGTTATAGCATCTATAGCAGCATCGATAAGGGAGTTTTCTTCCGGTTCAGCGAAACTCGTCATTTCATTTGGTAAGACCTCCGGTATGCCTCCAACTTTTGTAGTGACAACATAAAGTCCACATGAAGCAGCTTCCA is part of the Candida dubliniensis CD36 chromosome R, complete sequence genome and encodes:
- a CDS encoding cell division control protein, putative (Similar to S. cerevisiae CDC31;~spliced gene) yields the protein MSGFSRLNNNSNINSTNNGVSPNKRNLFGSATAANTSTNNNNSSNMNSSIVKQELLEEQKLEIREAFQLFDMNGDGCLDYHELKVAFRALGFDLTKRQVLDIIHEYDTDDTNLITYDNFYKTVGEMIIKRDPLEEIRRAFRLFDIDGTGKISVRNLRKISRDLGENLSDEELQAMIDEFDLDEDGEINEEEFIRICTE